Proteins encoded within one genomic window of Aurantiacibacter spongiae:
- a CDS encoding S9 family peptidase, translating into MTDTASSAPILPPVAQQREHSFTRHGVRVSDPWAWLRDPSYPRVEDEDVLAYLRAENAYFDAQMGQHAKLVDDLFAEMRARMKEDDSTVPQRDGDFEYWSEFEEGAQYRKFYRRPVAHPDSRELLLDGPALAEGLDYFDLGAFSVSENGRYLAYSTDTTGGEFYTGFVKDLQTGELLPDRIADVNTGFVWAADDTMLVYGRANENWRVDRVLVHRLGHTGDDREIYVEEQLGFTVSPGLSAQRDWIVLSTGDNETSEVRLVPAADPFASPVLVRERRAGVEYEVDIRDGTLFILANDDHVNFRLATASLATPGEWTTLIAGSDDFYLTDFELFADFYVTEGRLAGLDQVQLRSYADPAQMRAIDFPEEAYCAGLGNNPEYAVDRLRLSYESPVTPDTVYDYHVGEGRLETLKVREIPSGFDPSQYRVERISVRARDGAMVPVSILSRADRNPGGPLHLYAYGAYGYAVPPGFSTSRLSLVDRGFAYAIAHIRGGDDLGRDWYLQGKLAARTNTFNDFVDVSRALVERGYTATGRISASGGSAGGELMGAVVNQAPDLFGAVVAHVPFVDVLNTMLDADLPLTPGEWSEWGNPEQSAEAFRHILGYSPYEQVTRQDYPPMLVTAGLNDPRVTYWEPAKWVARLRAHKTDDNILLLKTNMGAGHAGKSGRFEGLRETAEEVAFILWQMGVAE; encoded by the coding sequence GTGACCGATACCGCTTCTTCCGCGCCGATCCTGCCGCCTGTCGCCCAGCAGCGCGAACACAGTTTCACACGACACGGCGTGAGAGTATCGGACCCCTGGGCCTGGCTGCGCGACCCGTCCTACCCAAGGGTCGAGGACGAGGACGTGCTCGCCTATCTGCGGGCGGAGAATGCGTATTTCGACGCGCAGATGGGGCAGCATGCCAAGCTGGTCGACGACCTGTTCGCAGAGATGCGCGCCCGGATGAAGGAAGACGATTCCACCGTGCCGCAGCGCGATGGCGACTTCGAATACTGGTCCGAATTCGAGGAAGGCGCGCAGTACCGCAAGTTCTATCGCCGGCCGGTCGCGCACCCCGACAGCCGCGAATTGCTGCTGGACGGGCCGGCGCTCGCGGAGGGGTTGGACTATTTCGACCTGGGTGCCTTCTCGGTGAGCGAGAACGGTCGCTATCTCGCTTATTCTACCGATACGACGGGGGGCGAATTCTACACCGGTTTCGTCAAGGATCTGCAGACCGGGGAACTTCTGCCCGACCGGATCGCCGACGTGAACACGGGCTTCGTGTGGGCGGCGGACGACACGATGCTGGTCTATGGCCGGGCGAACGAGAACTGGCGGGTCGATCGCGTCCTCGTCCATCGCCTCGGTCATACGGGCGATGACCGCGAGATCTATGTCGAGGAGCAGCTCGGCTTTACCGTATCGCCCGGCCTGTCGGCGCAGCGCGACTGGATCGTTCTGTCGACCGGCGACAACGAGACGAGCGAGGTGCGCCTGGTTCCCGCCGCCGATCCGTTCGCCAGTCCCGTCCTGGTTCGCGAACGACGCGCCGGGGTCGAATACGAAGTCGATATTCGCGACGGCACGCTGTTCATCCTTGCCAATGACGACCACGTCAATTTCCGCCTCGCGACAGCCTCCCTCGCGACACCGGGCGAATGGACGACGCTGATTGCGGGGTCGGATGATTTCTACCTTACCGATTTCGAGCTGTTCGCGGATTTCTACGTTACCGAGGGGCGGCTGGCGGGTCTCGACCAGGTGCAGCTGCGATCCTACGCGGATCCCGCGCAGATGCGCGCCATCGACTTTCCGGAAGAGGCCTATTGCGCGGGACTGGGCAACAACCCCGAATATGCCGTGGACCGGCTCAGGCTGAGTTACGAAAGCCCGGTCACGCCGGATACCGTGTACGATTACCACGTCGGGGAAGGCCGGTTGGAAACACTGAAGGTCCGCGAAATTCCCAGTGGCTTCGATCCCTCGCAGTACCGGGTCGAACGGATTTCGGTGCGGGCGCGCGACGGTGCCATGGTGCCCGTCAGCATCTTGTCGCGCGCCGATCGCAACCCGGGCGGACCGCTCCACCTCTATGCCTACGGCGCCTACGGCTATGCCGTCCCGCCGGGCTTCTCCACCTCCAGACTGAGCCTGGTCGACCGCGGCTTCGCCTATGCCATCGCCCATATTCGCGGTGGCGACGATCTCGGGCGCGACTGGTATCTGCAGGGCAAGCTGGCCGCGCGGACCAACACCTTCAACGATTTCGTCGATGTCAGCCGGGCGCTGGTGGAACGCGGCTACACCGCGACCGGGCGAATCTCGGCAAGCGGGGGCTCGGCGGGCGGCGAGCTGATGGGGGCGGTCGTCAATCAGGCCCCGGACCTGTTCGGCGCAGTGGTGGCGCATGTTCCGTTCGTTGACGTGCTCAACACCATGCTCGACGCGGATCTGCCGCTAACGCCCGGCGAATGGTCGGAGTGGGGAAACCCGGAACAGAGCGCCGAGGCTTTCCGGCACATCCTGGGATACAGCCCCTACGAGCAGGTGACGCGGCAGGATTATCCGCCCATGCTGGTCACCGCCGGGCTCAACGATCCGCGGGTCACATACTGGGAACCGGCGAAATGGGTCGCCCGGCTGCGCGCGCACAAGACCGACGACAACATCCTGCTGCTCAAGACCAACATGGGCGCGGGCCATGCGGGCAAGTCGGGCCGTTTCGAGGGACTGCGCGAGACGGCGGAGGAGGTCGCCTTCATCCTCTGGCAGATGGGTGTCGCCGAATGA
- a CDS encoding aminopeptidase P family protein — MLMQTHEARLSALREELARRELDGFVIPISDEHLSEYVGAYAQRLAWLTGFGGSAGSAAVIRKPVKGTGAAMFVDGRYTLQVREQVDGKLYEYKSVPTDSMGDWLVECAPQGARIGFDPWLHTRGWAEQMKTRLTKGGAELVAVESNPLDAVWEDQPQPSPAPAFLQDERHAGRSSADKRAEIADWLKAEKLDAVVISALDSVAWTLNIRGKDVDHTPVALSYLTVQADGTADWFIAPGKVPDDVAQALGNAVRIRPRDEFSEAFAAFAGKRVAADPDRSVAAIFERLDEVGAQIVSETDPAVLPKAIKTEAEQQGHRAAQKRDGGAVTRFLHWLEGEAPGGTVDELSAAARLQAFREKCGDLRDLSFDTISGAGPNGASPHYRVNEETNRTLEPNSVYLVDSGGQYPDGTTDITRTVWIGPGEPSAEIRDRFTRVLKGHIALATQTFPPGTPGSALDALARQFLWMAGLDYAHGTGHGVGSFLGVHEGPQRIAKPRGSQAGTDQELMAGMLLSNEPGYYKAGEYGIRIENLVVVEERHIEGAEGDWLGFETLTLVPIDRTMVDRELLTEAEIGWWNDYHAQVRETIAPELDGEALAWLENACRPL; from the coding sequence ATGCTGATGCAGACGCACGAAGCCCGCCTTTCCGCCCTTAGGGAGGAGCTCGCCCGCCGCGAACTCGACGGCTTCGTGATCCCCATCAGCGACGAGCACCTGTCCGAATATGTTGGCGCCTATGCCCAGCGCCTGGCCTGGCTGACCGGTTTTGGCGGATCGGCGGGGAGTGCGGCGGTGATCCGCAAGCCAGTGAAAGGAACGGGGGCAGCGATGTTCGTGGACGGCCGCTATACCCTCCAGGTGCGCGAACAGGTCGATGGAAAGCTGTACGAATACAAGTCCGTCCCGACCGATTCGATGGGCGACTGGCTGGTGGAATGCGCCCCGCAGGGCGCGCGTATCGGCTTCGATCCGTGGTTGCATACGCGCGGCTGGGCGGAGCAGATGAAGACGCGCCTCACCAAGGGCGGGGCCGAACTGGTGGCGGTCGAATCGAACCCGCTCGACGCGGTGTGGGAAGACCAGCCGCAACCCTCCCCCGCGCCCGCCTTCCTGCAGGACGAGCGCCATGCCGGCCGTTCGAGCGCCGACAAGCGCGCCGAGATCGCCGACTGGCTGAAGGCGGAGAAGCTCGATGCCGTCGTCATCAGCGCGCTCGACTCGGTCGCCTGGACACTGAACATTCGCGGCAAGGACGTCGATCATACGCCCGTCGCGCTGTCCTATCTCACCGTTCAGGCAGACGGCACGGCGGACTGGTTCATCGCCCCCGGCAAGGTGCCCGACGACGTGGCGCAGGCGCTGGGCAACGCCGTCCGCATTCGCCCGCGAGACGAGTTTTCCGAGGCTTTCGCCGCCTTTGCCGGCAAGCGCGTGGCGGCCGATCCCGATCGTTCGGTGGCCGCGATCTTCGAGCGGCTGGACGAGGTGGGAGCGCAGATCGTCTCGGAAACCGATCCCGCCGTCCTGCCCAAGGCGATCAAGACCGAAGCCGAACAGCAGGGCCACCGCGCGGCGCAGAAGCGCGATGGCGGGGCGGTCACGCGCTTCCTTCACTGGCTGGAGGGAGAGGCCCCCGGAGGAACGGTGGACGAACTGTCCGCTGCCGCCAGGTTGCAGGCCTTCCGCGAGAAATGCGGTGATTTGCGCGACCTGTCCTTCGACACGATATCGGGTGCCGGCCCCAACGGTGCCAGCCCGCATTACCGGGTGAACGAGGAAACCAACCGGACGCTGGAGCCGAACAGCGTCTATCTGGTCGATTCGGGTGGACAGTATCCCGACGGGACGACCGACATTACCCGCACCGTCTGGATCGGGCCCGGCGAACCGAGCGCGGAAATCCGCGACCGCTTCACCCGCGTGCTGAAGGGTCACATCGCACTCGCCACGCAGACCTTCCCGCCCGGCACTCCGGGAAGCGCGCTCGATGCGCTGGCGCGGCAGTTCCTGTGGATGGCCGGTCTCGATTACGCGCACGGCACGGGTCACGGCGTCGGCAGCTTCCTCGGCGTTCACGAGGGGCCGCAACGCATCGCCAAGCCCCGCGGCAGCCAGGCGGGCACCGATCAGGAACTGATGGCCGGCATGCTGCTGTCGAACGAGCCAGGCTATTACAAGGCCGGCGAATACGGCATCCGCATCGAGAACCTGGTCGTGGTCGAGGAGCGACACATCGAGGGCGCGGAAGGCGACTGGCTCGGCTTCGAGACGCTGACGCTGGTGCCCATCGACCGCACCATGGTGGACCGGGAACTGCTGACCGAGGCGGAGATCGGCTGGTGGAACGATTACCACGCCCAGGTTCGCGAAACCATCGCGCCCGAACTGGACGGAGAAGCGCTGGCGTGGCTCGAGAATGCCTGCCGCCCGCTCTAG
- a CDS encoding acyl-CoA thioesterase, with product MSNRFSRQFVARPEHIDANGHVNNAVWVRWMEDLSVAHWEADALPAHRDAYAWVVTRHEIDYRGNVGEGATVHGETVIRSHPKGARFDRHFDFTDDDGRLLVRAKTTWAMVDRASGKLTRVPSEVAEPFRPEGGWQPAD from the coding sequence ATGAGCAACCGCTTTTCCCGGCAATTCGTCGCCCGGCCCGAACACATCGATGCCAACGGCCACGTCAACAACGCCGTGTGGGTCCGCTGGATGGAAGATCTTTCCGTCGCCCACTGGGAGGCCGATGCCCTGCCTGCGCACCGCGATGCCTATGCCTGGGTCGTGACCCGGCACGAGATCGATTATCGCGGCAATGTCGGCGAAGGCGCCACGGTCCACGGGGAGACGGTCATCCGCTCCCACCCCAAGGGCGCGCGGTTCGACCGGCATTTCGATTTCACCGATGACGACGGGCGGCTGCTGGTCCGCGCGAAAACGACATGGGCGATGGTCGACAGGGCAAGCGGCAAGCTGACGCGGGTGCCGAGCGAGGTCGCCGAACCGTTCCGGCCCGAGGGCGGCTGGCAACCGGCGGATTGA
- a CDS encoding endonuclease/exonuclease/phosphatase family protein, which yields MIRWPLRILLGVGLLILLTGALGRFSPLLDIINLAIVPVAFACVLLALILLAISLKRGKASKPMGIVLVICLIVLFPLPDARGSCAADAPRLRVTWLNAEGTTRIAPILAWIDAQHPDIAAFAEFKTGPTRLQEEMRRRFIADQDCLPTGTCSTRIFARTTPLSSAGLTRGTVANRENLMATRMRFDFDGEPLTILATHLPRPFPPGPQREQLAELSTHVDDPANTIVLGDFNATRRMHTLRDFARANALVSNPVGAGTWPLMLDGERTRPFVQIDQVLTGANWTVEGIRATRNLGSDHRGIVAQLCRRTP from the coding sequence ATGATCCGCTGGCCCCTGCGCATCCTGCTCGGCGTCGGACTGCTGATCCTGCTGACGGGCGCGCTCGGCCGCTTCTCGCCGCTGCTCGACATCATCAACTTGGCGATCGTTCCGGTTGCCTTCGCCTGCGTTCTTCTCGCGCTGATCCTCCTCGCGATCAGTCTGAAGCGAGGGAAGGCCTCGAAGCCGATGGGCATCGTGCTGGTGATCTGCCTCATCGTGCTGTTTCCCCTGCCCGATGCGAGGGGTTCGTGCGCAGCGGATGCGCCGCGGCTGCGTGTCACCTGGCTCAACGCCGAAGGAACCACGCGGATCGCCCCCATCCTGGCGTGGATCGATGCGCAACATCCCGATATCGCCGCCTTCGCCGAGTTCAAGACGGGACCGACCCGGCTGCAAGAGGAGATGCGCCGGCGCTTCATCGCCGATCAGGACTGCCTTCCCACCGGTACCTGCTCGACCCGCATATTTGCGCGCACGACGCCGCTTTCCTCGGCCGGTCTCACGCGCGGGACGGTGGCGAATCGCGAAAACCTGATGGCGACGCGGATGCGGTTCGATTTCGACGGCGAGCCGCTGACGATCCTCGCCACGCATCTCCCGCGCCCCTTTCCGCCCGGCCCGCAGCGCGAGCAACTGGCCGAGCTGTCGACGCATGTGGACGACCCGGCCAACACCATCGTGCTCGGCGACTTCAACGCCACGCGCCGGATGCACACGCTGCGCGATTTCGCCCGCGCCAACGCTCTCGTCTCGAACCCCGTGGGAGCAGGGACGTGGCCCCTGATGCTGGACGGAGAACGCACTAGGCCGTTCGTCCAGATCGACCAGGTGCTGACCGGCGCGAACTGGACGGTGGAGGGGATCAGGGCGACCCGCAATCTCGGCTCCGATCACCGGGGGATCGTCGCGCAGCTGTGTCGACGCACGCCCTGA
- a CDS encoding transglutaminase family protein, whose product MPTVSIDHITRYRYRDKVAFGEHRIMTRPRESYDQRVLSASLDIDPEPSTLRWIQDVFGNAVAIATFADRSDRLDVRATAEVEHLPTPESDIAVEEYARHYPFTYAAEDMPDLLRSIERRYDDRDRRVDGWARRFIHPNDGDTLAMLRDITQTIRRDFDYNRRDEKGIQSPLVTLRNGSGTCRDFAMLMMEAVRALGFAARFVSGYIYDPDERTHRVGGHSTHAWVRVFLPGSGWIEFDPTNGIVGNDSLIRVAVARDPAHVTPLSGTWRGRRGSQIDMNVEVRLEHMATNTAQPRFDDNTTAGKEPIQC is encoded by the coding sequence ATGCCTACCGTATCGATCGATCACATCACCCGCTACCGCTACCGCGACAAGGTCGCGTTCGGCGAGCACCGGATCATGACGCGCCCGCGCGAGAGTTACGACCAGCGCGTCCTGTCCGCCTCGCTCGACATCGATCCGGAGCCTTCGACGCTGCGCTGGATTCAGGACGTGTTCGGCAACGCCGTCGCCATCGCCACCTTCGCCGACCGGTCGGACCGGCTCGACGTGCGCGCCACGGCCGAGGTCGAGCATCTGCCCACTCCCGAGAGCGACATCGCGGTGGAGGAGTATGCGCGGCATTATCCGTTCACCTACGCGGCCGAGGACATGCCCGACCTGCTGCGCTCGATCGAGCGGCGCTACGACGACCGCGATCGGCGGGTGGATGGCTGGGCGAGGCGGTTCATCCATCCCAACGACGGCGACACGCTGGCGATGCTGCGCGACATCACGCAGACCATCAGGCGCGACTTCGACTACAACCGGCGCGACGAGAAGGGCATCCAGTCGCCGCTCGTCACTTTGCGCAACGGGTCGGGCACCTGCCGCGACTTCGCCATGCTGATGATGGAGGCGGTGCGCGCGCTGGGCTTCGCCGCCCGGTTCGTATCGGGTTACATCTACGATCCGGACGAGCGCACCCACCGCGTCGGCGGACATTCGACCCATGCCTGGGTGCGCGTCTTCCTGCCCGGATCGGGCTGGATCGAGTTCGACCCGACCAACGGGATCGTCGGCAACGATTCGCTGATCCGCGTCGCGGTCGCCCGCGATCCGGCGCATGTCACGCCGCTATCGGGCACCTGGCGCGGCAGGCGCGGAAGCCAGATCGACATGAACGTCGAAGTCCGCCTGGAACACATGGCGACGAACACTGCCCAACCCCGTTTCGATGACAACACCACCGCCGGGAAGGAACCCATCCAGTGCTGA
- the ald gene encoding alanine dehydrogenase has protein sequence MRIGCPAEIKNREYRVGLTPESAKELVAHGHEVWIEAGAGHGIGAFDSEYTAGGAKVVDTAEEIFAGCEMIVKVKEPQAQERAMLREGQLLYTYLHLAPDPAQTKDLVDSGATCIAYETVTGPNGALPLLKPMSQVAGRMSIQAGANALEKAHGGRGVLLGGVPGVMPGKVVVIGGGVVGFNAAQMAAGMGADTVIMDRNPDVLEKVGTHFEARASTRFSSKANLEEAVAEADLVIGAVLVVGAAAPKLVTREMLGSMKPGAVLVDVAIDQGGCFETSKPTTHDDPTYMVDGIVHYCVANMPGAVSRTSTYALNNVTLPHALRIADMGWKEAMRADPHLAQGLNVHAGRVTYPAVATELGYDLLPIEKAIA, from the coding sequence ATGCGCATCGGTTGTCCCGCCGAAATCAAGAACCGCGAATATCGCGTCGGACTGACGCCCGAAAGCGCGAAGGAACTCGTGGCGCACGGGCACGAGGTCTGGATCGAGGCGGGGGCCGGGCACGGCATCGGCGCGTTCGACAGCGAATACACCGCGGGCGGCGCGAAGGTCGTCGATACGGCGGAGGAAATCTTCGCCGGATGCGAGATGATCGTGAAGGTGAAGGAACCGCAGGCGCAGGAACGCGCCATGCTGCGCGAGGGCCAGCTTCTCTATACCTACCTCCATCTCGCTCCCGATCCGGCGCAGACGAAGGATCTCGTCGATTCCGGCGCTACCTGCATCGCCTACGAGACGGTGACCGGCCCCAACGGGGCACTCCCGCTCCTGAAGCCGATGAGCCAGGTGGCCGGCCGCATGAGCATCCAGGCGGGCGCCAACGCGCTGGAAAAGGCGCATGGCGGGCGCGGCGTCCTGCTGGGCGGCGTGCCGGGCGTGATGCCCGGAAAGGTCGTCGTGATCGGCGGCGGCGTGGTCGGCTTCAACGCCGCGCAGATGGCGGCGGGCATGGGCGCCGATACGGTCATCATGGATCGCAATCCCGACGTCCTGGAAAAGGTCGGCACCCATTTCGAGGCTCGCGCGAGCACGCGGTTTTCCAGCAAGGCAAACCTGGAGGAGGCGGTTGCCGAGGCGGACCTGGTGATCGGCGCGGTGCTGGTGGTGGGGGCAGCGGCACCCAAGCTGGTGACGCGGGAGATGCTGGGAAGCATGAAGCCGGGCGCCGTGCTGGTCGACGTCGCCATCGACCAGGGCGGCTGTTTCGAGACCAGCAAGCCGACGACGCATGACGATCCGACCTACATGGTCGACGGCATCGTCCATTACTGCGTCGCCAACATGCCCGGTGCGGTCAGCCGCACCAGCACCTATGCGCTCAACAACGTCACCCTGCCGCACGCCCTGCGCATCGCCGACATGGGCTGGAAGGAAGCGATGCGCGCCGATCCGCATCTGGCGCAGGGACTGAACGTCCACGCAGGCCGCGTGACCTACCCCGCCGTGGCAACGGAACTGGGCTATGACCTTCTCCCCATCGAAAAGGCCATCGCCTGA
- a CDS encoding N-formylglutamate amidohydrolase, with protein MNDLLGPNDPACVELTGNALSPGPFVLVGDHAGDAIPAALGDLGVSQADRARHIAVDIGSAALGLALARRLDAPFVAQAYSRLVIDCNRYPDHPEAVVETSDGTGVPGNVRLTPGQRQARIDAVFEPYHAAIEHLLDKREAAGLASVLISVHSFTPVWQGRRRDYHFGVLHDGHRDDFALAVLDRLTREKDWTVADNQPYVMDETDYTVPRHAYPRDLPYLEIEVRQDLLPRRADEVAEVLARALAMARSGTAASR; from the coding sequence GTGAACGATCTACTGGGGCCTAACGATCCAGCATGCGTGGAATTGACCGGGAACGCGCTGTCGCCCGGCCCCTTCGTGCTGGTGGGCGACCATGCGGGTGATGCGATCCCGGCGGCACTCGGCGATCTGGGCGTATCGCAAGCGGATCGGGCGCGGCACATCGCCGTCGACATCGGATCGGCGGCGCTCGGCCTCGCGTTGGCCAGGCGGCTGGATGCCCCGTTCGTGGCGCAGGCCTATTCGCGGCTGGTGATCGACTGCAACCGCTACCCCGACCACCCGGAAGCGGTGGTGGAGACGAGCGACGGCACCGGCGTTCCGGGCAATGTCCGCCTCACGCCGGGGCAGCGGCAGGCACGGATCGACGCGGTGTTCGAACCCTATCATGCCGCCATCGAGCATCTGCTCGACAAGCGGGAAGCGGCAGGGCTGGCGAGCGTGCTGATCTCGGTCCACAGCTTCACCCCCGTCTGGCAGGGGCGCCGCCGCGACTATCATTTCGGCGTGCTGCACGACGGCCACCGGGACGATTTCGCGCTTGCGGTGCTGGACCGGCTGACGCGCGAGAAGGACTGGACGGTGGCCGACAACCAGCCCTACGTCATGGACGAAACCGACTACACCGTGCCGCGCCACGCCTATCCGCGGGACTTGCCCTATCTGGAGATCGAGGTGCGCCAGGATCTCCTGCCGCGGCGGGCGGACGAGGTAGCCGAGGTGCTGGCGCGGGCGTTGGCGATGGCACGATCCGGAACGGCGGCGTCTCGATGA
- a CDS encoding transglutaminase-like domain-containing protein, with translation MLIRTGYDIEFATEQPVHMLALLHIRPERRKDLVTPEELRTDPPVKIETYNDPFGNVVSRFTVPEGGIRLTNDFIVRDSGKPDPVVRDARQVPVDKLPNDVLPFLLESRYCEVGRLADEAFAAIEGKATGWARAQALVDLAHDRITFDYMKADRHRTARGAWDEEFGVCRDFAHLAIALCRAVNIPARYATGYLGDIGIDPFDDPMDFSAWMEVYLDGRWYTFDARHNRPRIGRIVMAYGRDATDAAITTAFGQTRLKRFDIHTDEVADNDLSKPPEETAIPQHEGCQG, from the coding sequence GTGCTGATACGGACAGGATACGACATCGAGTTCGCGACCGAGCAGCCGGTCCACATGCTGGCGCTGCTGCATATCCGGCCCGAACGGCGCAAGGATCTCGTGACGCCGGAGGAGCTGCGCACCGATCCCCCGGTGAAGATCGAAACCTACAACGATCCGTTCGGCAACGTCGTCTCCCGCTTTACCGTCCCCGAAGGCGGCATCCGGCTGACCAACGACTTCATCGTCCGTGACAGCGGCAAGCCCGATCCGGTGGTCCGCGACGCCAGGCAGGTACCGGTCGACAAGCTGCCGAACGACGTCCTGCCGTTCCTGCTGGAATCGCGGTATTGCGAAGTCGGCCGGTTGGCGGACGAGGCCTTTGCCGCGATCGAGGGCAAGGCTACCGGCTGGGCGCGGGCGCAGGCGCTGGTGGATCTGGCGCATGACCGCATAACATTCGATTACATGAAGGCTGATCGCCATCGCACCGCACGCGGCGCGTGGGACGAGGAGTTCGGCGTGTGCCGCGATTTCGCCCATCTCGCCATAGCGCTGTGCCGGGCGGTCAACATTCCCGCCCGCTACGCCACGGGCTATCTGGGAGATATCGGGATCGATCCGTTCGACGATCCGATGGATTTCTCCGCCTGGATGGAGGTCTATCTCGACGGGCGCTGGTACACCTTCGACGCACGGCACAACCGTCCGCGGATCGGGCGCATCGTCATGGCCTACGGTCGCGACGCGACGGACGCCGCGATCACCACCGCCTTCGGGCAGACCCGGCTCAAGCGGTTCGATATCCACACCGACGAGGTTGCGGATAACGACCTCTCGAAACCGCCGGAGGAAACCGCGATCCCGCAGCATGAAGGGTGCCAGGGTTGA
- a CDS encoding GGDEF domain-containing protein → MGTDRVFPATRLAGRRTASWAAVFAALAALFLAVAAQASPAGEAFAPGSTCFASTGPAVGYARIADTPDAWNCEALERTAGDARAFVRIDLGTNRTNVDYVKLRRQRFSELRVIAVGQDGSLAQNRIDPDGLITGRHLWDAYAPIPRTNAPPRTIIVEMDDPSAASRLGSAQVVAGEPFTRIAGIDHVLAALLCGLLIAPVFFDLAFARTLRAPFPLYHAAFCVLALIQTATASGLVDLLTSLPMAVQHALVILSFDLMMAVTALFTLAFVERGVIEPWQRRMLAGMAPLAAGLGLLAVFGFPVFGPNVGYVYYGGYLLYLAGIIVVLATGLRRGSRALGFLIISYAPLLLIGASRVFVSLFDSMNVPTESVWPQNLALGFQVVVTAFAVADRFMILKRERDTARTEARALEDLSERDWLTGLLNRRGIEKRFADLRTQGYTTLAIIDLDHFKLVNDRYGHAVGDEVLQLVADVLRADDVDTLAFRMGGEEFLLMLGGPNAAKIAEMRRRAISESVAAAGIAAHTVTASMGLVEAPLDALPDAGFEALYHHADRLLYEAKATGRNRTMSEKLSAFRPRRGDRRRAA, encoded by the coding sequence ATGGGGACAGATCGCGTGTTTCCCGCCACTCGCCTGGCGGGCCGAAGGACGGCAAGCTGGGCTGCGGTGTTCGCGGCCCTGGCTGCGCTGTTCCTGGCCGTTGCGGCCCAGGCCAGTCCCGCCGGCGAGGCGTTCGCGCCCGGTTCGACATGCTTTGCCAGCACCGGCCCGGCGGTCGGCTACGCCCGGATCGCCGATACCCCGGACGCGTGGAACTGCGAGGCGTTGGAGCGCACGGCCGGCGATGCGCGCGCCTTCGTCCGCATCGACCTGGGGACGAACCGCACAAATGTCGATTACGTCAAGCTGCGGCGCCAGCGCTTTTCCGAACTGCGCGTCATCGCCGTGGGACAGGACGGATCGCTGGCGCAGAACCGCATCGATCCCGACGGACTGATAACCGGCCGGCATCTGTGGGACGCCTACGCGCCGATCCCGCGAACGAATGCCCCCCCGCGCACGATCATCGTCGAGATGGACGATCCATCGGCGGCCAGCCGCCTCGGCAGCGCCCAGGTCGTGGCGGGCGAGCCCTTCACCCGGATCGCCGGCATCGACCATGTCCTCGCGGCCCTGTTGTGCGGCCTGCTGATTGCCCCGGTCTTCTTCGATCTCGCCTTTGCCCGCACCCTGCGCGCGCCGTTCCCGCTCTATCACGCGGCTTTCTGCGTCCTCGCCCTGATCCAGACGGCCACCGCATCGGGCCTGGTCGACCTGCTGACGTCCCTGCCGATGGCGGTCCAGCATGCGCTGGTGATCTTGTCGTTCGATCTCATGATGGCGGTGACGGCCCTCTTCACCCTGGCGTTCGTTGAACGCGGCGTGATCGAGCCGTGGCAGCGCCGGATGCTGGCGGGGATGGCTCCGCTGGCCGCGGGGCTGGGATTGCTGGCCGTCTTCGGGTTCCCGGTCTTCGGACCGAACGTGGGTTACGTCTATTACGGTGGTTACCTGCTGTATCTTGCCGGCATCATTGTCGTGCTGGCAACGGGTCTTCGGCGCGGCAGCCGTGCGCTGGGCTTTCTCATCATCTCCTATGCGCCGCTTCTCCTGATCGGGGCATCACGCGTGTTCGTGTCGCTGTTCGATTCTATGAACGTACCGACGGAAAGCGTCTGGCCCCAGAACCTGGCGCTGGGGTTCCAGGTCGTCGTGACCGCCTTCGCCGTCGCCGACCGCTTCATGATCCTCAAGCGCGAGCGCGATACCGCGCGCACGGAGGCGCGGGCGCTCGAAGACCTGTCGGAACGCGACTGGCTTACCGGCCTGCTCAACCGCCGCGGGATAGAGAAGCGTTTCGCCGATCTGCGGACACAGGGATACACCACGCTCGCCATCATCGATCTCGACCACTTCAAGCTCGTCAACGACCGCTATGGCCACGCCGTGGGCGACGAGGTGCTGCAACTGGTCGCCGACGTGCTGCGCGCCGACGATGTCGACACGCTCGCGTTTCGCATGGGGGGCGAGGAATTCCTGCTGATGCTGGGCGGCCCGAACGCGGCGAAGATCGCGGAAATGCGCCGGCGCGCCATCAGCGAAAGCGTCGCGGCGGCCGGCATCGCGGCGCACACCGTCACCGCCAGCATGGGGCTTGTGGAAGCGCCGCTGGACGCCTTGCCCGACGCCGGTTTCGAGGCGCTCTACCACCACGCCGACCGGCTGCTTTACGAAGCCAAGGCGACCGGTCGCAATCGCACGATGAGCGAGAAACTCAGCGCCTTCCGTCCGCGCCGGGGCGACCGGCGGCGCGCGGCCTGA